The DNA segment GATATTctcaaatacatttaatttattcatattttaccaGAATGAACAAGAAGATCTGACACTGTCAGTGACTTGTACTCAGAAAGagatttcattttcagaaaCTATGCCAGATgatttatatttcaaaatatgtcatcaTGGGTACTTGAAAAGTcaaggaaaagttttgaaatttttgttcaggaaaatatgtgggaaccttgaacaaaagttttcttttgctgaaaaaGGTACTTACAGTTTACAGAGTTTCTATAATTTCTAGAGAGTCTTATTACTAATTATGAAGCAACAgtaataaaggctttttaaatttttgtgctTTAACAAGGCAGCATAGCATGGACATTTAGGGACTCTGTTCTCTTTTTGTGGGTAGTATTTATCTTACAAGAGCATCAGGAGCACctacttttttctgtttcaccaCTGTCACATCCCAGTACTGCTTCATTCACCTTAActtcaactttattattatcCCAAAGGAAATTTGATGTACAGCAGACATCAAGACACAAACAGTAGGAAAACATAagaaatacattgtttttaattgtactCACCCAGGTTCTTTAAGCTTATTGACAGAATTAGAAAGTAGACAGACATATGGCATTAGCAGAGagtgacaaaaaacatgttCGCTTGTTCAAGCAAATTACTGActttaaaaacaccagaattatgaaaaaaaaacagcttttgatAGTACAAACTTTTTTACCACACTAAATTATGTGTTCAAGATAGAATGAAAATTGGTCccagatacattaaaaaatctgaCATGACTCAGTGGTATTAAGGTTTACTTGACATTTTGGTTAATTCATCTGTCTACCTGCTCTCCCCTCAGGGAACAGCTCGCAGGAAGAAAAAGGTTGTTCACAAAACGGCAACAGCTGATGACAAAAAACTCCAGGGCTCGCTGAAGAAACTGGCAGTGAACAACATCGCAGGAATTGAAGAGGTGAGCGATCAAAGTAAAATCGATGTCAGTGTTGTATTGTAGCTGctctgttttaacttttttctttttagtctgagagtcctggaaaaaaaagaagatataaaAGACAGGGAGAGCCTGAGCTAAGCGCTCTCCAATCATTTCATCcgtcatgtttatttttttagatcgCCTTTATCAAACTCACTACGACAAAATGTTTCAGATAAatcaaagcacacaaacacagatgcaaCTTACACACAAGTTATTTAGtctcattcattcatgttgtgGCTCAATTTATCTATCTTGTATTTTAATGTGATCACTGCATATCAGACTAAGGTCCCATATATGACACTTTCAACTTAGTGATGGTTTATTTCGGTATCTCTTTTAATATCTGAGGTGAGGATCTAAGGACAGAGGGTGCAATATATCATAAagtgatttgtgattttgagCTATATGAATTTAAAAGCAGTTGCATTGTGAATGGGCTGTTGACTTTTATGCTGTTAAAATTGATGCACATCTCTGTGTTCCTGTCAGTTTACTTTGTCATATGTCACTCAGCAAGCaacaaaactgaatttattaAGCACATTTCATTCCAGGTGGAAACACAATGTGCTGCGCAAAGTGTTAGGTACAAGTTGGAGGCATAAAACAAAGCAATCAACCATAACAGTGACTCAAATCcattaaaataagaattaaacctcttttaaataataataatgaaaaataaaccaatACAGAGAacacataaatgtgtgtgaaaactgtctttttttttattattaaataaattaataatatttaaagaaaaccacCACAGAGAATAATaacatatgaataaaaataaattaaaattaaattaaataaagagaccaaaaaagaataacaactaacaaaataaaagaacataacataaataaaattacataaaccaataaaattaaaagcttacctaaaataaaaccagctaaattgaaatataataatagttAAAATAGTTGGACCAGAATAGAGGAATGCACAGCCAgaaaggaatttcttcaacaaatgtgttttttatgttttcttgtgaGGATTGAATTGAAGTAGTCCAGCGacgagaaataaataaaaggattaACAAGTTTTTCAGCGTCATCGTGAGATAAAAAAGCTCTTTACCTCAACAGTAATTTTTAGATCAGAGCTCTGGAAGCTGCATCGCCTTTACATCTGAACTTCATGTCTTGACGCTGCATCTTGTATCAGGTTATATCAGCTCTAAGTGTGCCTGCGGGGGTTTTGCTTCCTCAGGTGAACATGATAAAAGATGACGGGACGGTGATCCACTTCAACAACCCCAAAGTTCAGGCGTCTCTGTCCGCCAACACCTTCGCCATCACGGGCCACGCCGAGACCAAGCAGTTGACAGAGATGCTGCCAGGCATCCTGAGCCAGCTGGGAGCCGACAGCCTCAGCAGCCTGCGCAAGCTGGCCGAGCAGTTCCCACGGCAatgtgagtacacacacacacacacacacacacaaacacacacacacacacacacgcacacgcctAAACACGCAAAGGCGCAATGTCAGGGTCCTCTGTGGGCGTGTAACAGCAGAGATATTCTCAGAAGTTTTAGAGGTGTCGGCAAAATCCTCGGCTTTTAGGGAGGCTCAGGATAAAGGGTGCTGCAGTGAGAGAAGTGACCAACCTCAGGACCAGGGTCTCCGTGTTTTCAAACTGCTGACATATAAAAGACCCAAACATTACAGGCAGCCGGTCGTGACGAAAACTTCCTAAAACAGAAACGCAGTATGAAAATACTGCCTTTAAAACTTCAGTGTACTCGTGCAGATTTGTGCGAcagctttgtttgtttagtaTCACTGGAGAAGCAGTAAAGATTCAGTCTGTAAATGCGACCTGCAGAAACCGGTTATgcaagagataaaaaaaaatcagaagaaaagCAAAGACTGACAGCTTGTCTGCAGATCCatcaaatgtctgaaaatgccttaaattttgtaaatattaggccttaaagGCCCAGTGCGTAGAATTAGGGCCACCTGTTGTTAGagatggtatataatattcataccTACCTTTTCAGTAGtttataattacctgaaaataagaattgttgagTTTTCATTAGCTCAGATTGAGCCCTTAATATCGACAGACGAAGCAGGTGCTCTTCCAGAGTTCACCTTATTGTTTCTTCGATATCCCAAAACGGATAAATAAGTTATCCAGAGTAGTTCTCCTGCTTTCTTGGCGCACTGGAGAAGTTTAAGTTCGAAGAATTTATATGTTGTGACAGTGTGTAGAAATGAGACATTTTGAGAGTAAAAATTTGAGGATTTTATTGTCGTCATGGAAGCACAACAAAATTGCAGCATTGTAATCCTCAGTAGTGCAGACTAgttaaaagaacacaaaaaaaactttacacaTATTATATAAGAACAAAAATGTAAGTgatgataaataatgaacattCAAATCTAAAATCCAAGgtacaaaatacaagaaaaacaaacacggcaataagtttaaaaatgtatagcaaagaataacaaacatttaaagtaatGCTATCATGTCATTTTACGCTCACGTTTTGGTGGAAACACAAGTACAGGCACACTTGTTGGTATGCATCTGCAGTAATTATCaggttatttacttttttctttatatattttgcagCAATGGACATGAAAGCAGTCAAGGAGGAAATTGCAGAAGAAGAGGACGACGATGTACCAGGTAAACATGCAGATAATTATTGCTACAAATTACTGGGATACTTTAGATTCGCTTCTCAGGATTATGGTACATTTGAAATTAGATGTCCTTTATTGTCCTCATGAGAAGCTCATTCTGCTCAGGTCAGCTcaacaaaaaagacaccacaataaataacaacatacaaataataaatacacaagatAAATACAACAGCTTGAAACAGAGCTGCTTCTTTTCAACGTCACCTGAGCAGATAATGTttacaaaatgatgaaatgcaTCTTTTGAGGGTCGTGTTGTCACTTTGTCAGCCaagaaaatgatgtaaaaataagGATTTTGTCTGCATCTTTGTTTGCAAACAGTTTATATCAACTCTTCAGTCACAGTGTTAGAAATAAAGGATAAATATCACTTCACAAATTGCTCGCGGGATAAATCCTGATgtactttgttgttttctgtcttgcaGATCTCGTGGAGAACTTTGATGAAGCCTCAAAGAATGAAGCAAACTGATgaatcctgttttgtttttttttctcctccgtTAGCCGTTTTATTTTATACCTCTCATGGACTCACAGAGGGCGTTTCCTCTCGTGGGGAAACACCTGTTAAAAGGTGCGACGCATCATCATCTCCGGAGACGTGAACCACTTTGGTTTAGCGTGCCACTACAGCACAGCGACATGCAGATACAGTAGGCTTTGATTTCAGTAGGCTGTCATATCGTGGACACGCCGAGAAACGAGGATCCGCGCGATTCTCTGCACCCAAAGGACTCCAACTACTCTAGAAATAAGCTTTCTACATGGCTAGTATTTAAGAGATTGTTTATGAAATTACTGTTTAAGTGAATGAAGGATTCACTTAACATTATAGCGGTGATTatgaatttaataaaacaattttgGGCTATGGATGCAGCTCTTTATTACTTGACTTCTCACACTGGTTTTGGTCACGTCGATGTCTGTTAATGGGAAACTCAGCCGTGTGGTATTTCTTTACGTGTGCTTTAATGAGTAACGGTTAAGCCTATTAAAAGCCCCGCAGTGGGCCTCTTCCTTTACACTTCCTTGAATTCATAGATATCTGAGCTGTGAGGTAACACAATAGTCAGGACgggaaattaaattaattcacaACAAATAAGCACAATTataatttaaagtgaaacttatttagttaaaactgcaaaacaatgGGGATGACCCTTCTTCTATTTCTATGTGTAAATCTGTTCTTTTAGGTAATGACTGGAAAAAATAGGACAAATATCGATTGAGGGACTTTTCTGCAGAAATTGAAGAAACTTGTAATATCTGgaatttaaatatgatttggaCTTATACAGattaaaactgcagaaaaattaCTGAATTGGGCTATAAGGGTATGAAAAAGATTGATGTAAACAAATACTAATATAATTTAACCACATTGTGTCTTTTATGTCTGTGCAGTGCCTCTTTcttatgttttaatttcttttatatatattattttgcttttatggACGAGCATTGAAATGGTTTTAACTTTTGCTTCTTgagaaaatttgaataaaataaagtttttttaaaaaaagtgatagaaagctaatataaaatacatatatacatacaatatattaagaaatactcaagtacattAACGTGCAGTACTTGAGGTAATACTCTCCACCTGAtaaatttcaggtattttttttttatttatcaagtaaaactttaagacttttgatGGTAAAACTTTACAAAAGCGATGGATAACcttctattgatttttttctgttcacggaaaaaatgttttatgacatCACCTTGGCTTTGGGTGACGTCAGGGGTTTCtgcacattatttatttattttgctattttaaattatgaattaatgaaaataagCTTTAGACTTCATTTCCAGCCCTACGATAACGTGTTAAAACTCCTGATTGGGTATGCAAATAAggaggggttaaaaaaaatcacaacatccCCGCCAACTCTGTCACATCCCGTTTCATTGATCAGCTGTGACGCTCCTCTGCTGCAGCGCGCTGATCGATGAGCCGCTGCTGTCGCTCTCCGCGCAGCGCGACAGGTCTGACAAGGTTACCGGGGATGAAGTGCCATTTTGGCTCTGGTGTGTCGTGCCGTGAggcggggaggagggggggcacGGAGCTGCGGACCCGCCCCGGGGCTCACCACACCACCTTCTGCCCGGTTTGAGCCAAAAtgtccctgctgctgctgctgcggctggaCTTCAGTGCGGGAGCTGATGGAGCGTCAAGAGACACGCGGACAGCCGCGTCACTGCCGGAAACGCCGTGCTGGCGTCTTCACAATAAGAGCCCCGAAACAACACTTGAAAGCTTTTAAATGCTAGTGATGGATGATTGCAATGGTGACTTATTTGGACACTTGCACCTCAATTTTATACTACTACTATAATAACTGTTCGTTATTTGTGAGGGGGGAGGTCGTGGTGCAAAAATTGCCGGGTACTtagaaaaaatgtaagcactggGGAGAGCGATgctttttgatttgattcaggGGAGGGACATGCAACTGTTTACATGTtgcatgatttcttttaaaaatctcccaaatcacacaatttatcacagctAGAACCTGTGAAATAtagttatttatggtggagggagtgTCATGCATTATCCatagtcactcagggaggctcaaggaaaaatattagTAGCTCTGTATATATAGTAGCTCTGTAGTAGCTCTATATTTAcacatgtgtatatatatatatatatattatacacatACTGCATATCTGTTGAGGTTTGCATCTTGTTTTTAACCAtctatattgtatttttttttgtctgtatttatttatttttgcttaattCCTATGTCTAGTTTTGCGTTTTCTGTagatatttattatcatttatttattattattactatttatattgttctttttgctcTATATGTTTTGTACACACCTGGCTTTGATATCTTTTTGCTGCTGTGacaatgcaaatttccctgttgtgggattaataaaggattatcttattttatcttatcttaccttAAGAGGACCCCCCTCCCTATGTAggtgtaaaaacatttcattcaaaggTAACGATAACACTACGTTTCTTCTTCTAAGTTTCGGGTGATTACACATAATtgaaacatagttatgaatattatattaaatttttgCCAGTAGATGACCCCTAAAcactacacactggaccttttaaaaGCAGTGTCACTTCATATTTACATGTAGGAGTTTTATTTCGACATACAAACCAGGAAGTCGTGTATTTCCATTATGGCTGCCTTGACTCTGCTCCTTATTTTTCCCAATATTAAACCTTGGGGGAGGGATCCTTGAGTGCTGTCGCACAACTACGGTAGACTACAAGCTGTACTTTCCGACTTGCGCTGTTTGAGTTGTGCAGACAGCGGAGGGTCCGCGCGAGGATACTCAAAAATAGCCTTCAAAGGCGATTAGGTATGACGGTTACTGACGGAGGGGCTCCGCGGGACGGTGCGTAGAGATGAGGATTCCTCCGGTGAGTAACTCAAgtgttttcatgacatttctcaGCTCTGTTGTTGCTCCAAACCCGCCATTGCAACGGCAAGTGTTGCATTAACTAAGCCCAAGtcagtgtgggtgtgtgttgtgGTATTTTACGGTGTGTTTGGCTAGCTAAACGGTTAGGAGAGAGGTGGTGTTACGATAACGCGATTTTTACGTTCAATTACACAACACGTTAACGTTACGAGCTGTAGCTTCACTAAAAAAACGGTAGCAGTGCGGCGGGAAGCGAAAATACTTCCAGTGACTATGAGAAATTGAGTTAACCCGAGAGGGGGCACCCGTTTCAAATAACCGTTAAAACTGACCGTTAGCCGCAAAGCCCACCGAGGCAGCGGCGGTGCGAGTGTCCGTCAGTGCAGCGAGTCGCTGCCGTCACTCGGCGCACGACTACCCGCTGAACCGTCGGAGCTAACACCAGCTGCTTCACCCCCCTGATACACCCTGCTGCTACAACTGTGGTGCCATTTGGTgtccaaattttaatttttcaccaTTATGTTCAGTCAGCGTGCTGataagtgtttttaaaacttacTCGTGGCCTTTTGGTGTGGTTAAATTCAGCTAGCAGCCCAGCTAATACAACTAACTACACAAGTTCTGGTGCAAACAAATGTCAGTGATTTTGCAGCTGTTCAGTTTtaccacatttaaaaacacagagcagTTTGCCATGTGTTTACCCGGTTTACCTGTGAATAATATTTTCCAGCTGAGGCTGTGTTTGGCCTGTAGGCAGCAGGCACAGCCACAGTGCCACTTTATGGTTGCATAATCCAAGCTAATGGTCATCTATCTTGCTCTTGAGAGTTGGTTTTGTTGGTGCCATGCCTTTAACATTTACTTCATCATGTGGTCTCTTAGTCAAGCTCTGGAGGTGGATTCATGGAGAAGAAGTGGGCCCATCCCAGTGCCACCTTGAATAGTCATCAACAGTGAGGAATTTGAATTGGATTTGTCACTGATGAGAAAGCCAGAGCAGATAATATCAAAGTGTATTTTCCTCCAAATCCAAAGGAAAAGCTCAGACTAGGGATGCTTAATTTATGGCcagcaggccaaatctggcttGTGCtttggtggccccccaaacattttctaattcacaataaaaaaaataaagtaattcacactgggaatagtttttgtacttttgtaatATAAAAGTGTCCAAGTGCATGAAACAGCAAGAAAAGTGCCAATAGAGGATCCCCTGCACACCCAACAGAGGTcttagctaagaccctaatgttttaaaatcccagaaaggtcctaaaatcatagaaatgttgtACAATGCTAGCAACATCTCAAAATCCGAGAGACGTACTATAGCCCTAGAAAGGTcttaaaattgtagaaatatcctaaaatccgagaaatgtttagaaatcctagagatgtcctaaagtcctagaaacatcctgtaattctacaaatgtcccaaaaccctagacatgtccttaaatcccagaaatgtcctaaaatcccagaaatgtccttaagtcatagaaacatcccaaagtcctacaaatgttctaaaatcctagtaatgtcctacaatcctagaaacatcctataatcctagagatgtcctgaaatcctagaaacatccaaaaatcagaTATAGTGTATTTacaaaagtcctagaaatgtcccaaaatcctagcaatgtctTAAAGTCCTGGTAATGTCCTCAggtcctagaaacattctaaaatcatagaaatgtcctgaaatcccagataTTTCCTAAGATccaggaaatgtaaaaaaaaatcagagaaatgtcctaacatcctaaaatcctaaataaataaataaaaaccctaGAAGCATGTATGGGGTTGCTGcagctggcccctggccttctgtcattttgctaatttggcccccaaacaaagcatgTCGAGCGTCTCCATCTTAGACTTTAAAACTCCCGAAGTTTCGTGGCATCTCGACTGCCCATGCTGGACgtgaaacataaacacatttgaTTTTAACTGCATCTCACTACATTTTCAAGTACTATTAAAACCCATTGAGCAGACAGATCCAACAGGCTCCCCGTGCAAAGGCCGCCTCTCATGTGTGCCGAGACTTCCCAGATGTAGGTTACTGTACGCTTTCAGAAAGTATTACAAGTCTCTCCCTGATGGCAGCCCAGCAGCCTGTCTCctcttgcagtttttttctgtcttgtggTGGTTAAATGTAGATCAAAACATAAGGGAGAAAAGAGGATCATAATAGCTTTTGACACTCTCTGTGAAGCGGAGCGGCTCTTTGTAACAGGAGGACAGCTACTCTCTTCTTTACCTTTCATCGTCTTCAAATCGCAACAGATTTAGCATTTCAACCTCTCTTGtcagagaaatgtttttaattattgagGGAGTGTGACCTCTTCGAGGATACAAACCTGTGGcgtgtttctctttttgtgcttttcttttattttttgaaatctGTAATAGCAGTAGGAATTCcactagaagaaaaaaaatactagagGAGTCAGGACAACACCCAGTGTACTCCCAGTCAGGGCGTGAAACATTGCGTAATAATGTGTCACTCAGTCATGCGATCGTGTTGTTagaaagtgatgtcagtccattCTTAAAGAGAGGAAGTGATCATTTGAAGTTTCCTGCGTTCATGGCGTCTGAAGCACGTCTGTGTCGGGTATGGATCTAAAAACACGGTTTATCCGGATATGAACTTGCTGTCCCGGGAAGTTTGTAGCACCAGAAAAAAGGAAGAGTACAGAAACTTGGTTCAGAGCTGTTTTCTTGGAGAACTACTTACAGACATTATCACTTTCACAAGAGAACTTACAGAGAAAGAGGATTTTTCTTAGGATTGCTTTTACAATATATGTAATGACAAATTTGATAATAAATCATcattaatattgatataattGGGTAAAGGCAAACAGTATAACAGTTGAAATATTTTGTGAAGTTCCTGAAAAttgcatcactttactgtaatgcagccgtAAAAACCAGCAAAAGACAACACTCAAAATCCCAAATCTAAGACGACATCTCTCAAGTCTCATATCACTACATTGGTATAACATCGATATATTGACTGGCCTTAATTTTCCCTAATTCAGCCACCCAAATCATTAGACCCTTTTTAATATTGGGCTGCAacccatatttttttcaatataatttattttattttattttattttttaataaaattcagAATATAGCGGAAAGAAATCCCATTATAGTTTTCCAAGTTGCTTGTTTTATTCAGCCAATAGCCTGAAAAAGGGCTGAAactaaaatttattttcttaattaattgtttagttTATGAAGCACGAAAAACTATTGTGAACAGATGTCTCAGTTCCCACTTTGATGTCTtcaatttgccttttttgtccaACAAATAGTCCAGAAGctaaatgttgggttttttttaaatactgatatataaaaacaaactgcaaatcCTGACATTTGTAAAGTTTAAACCATTAGGCTGAATGATGAATCAAAATAATTGCAgattcattttgtctttattcacTTATCAATTCATTGTTGCAGCTGTATTCCAAGTCTAGAGTATACTATATTTTCTCTCATATGTGACAAAGTAAAGCAAGAAATCCTCAAATTTGAGAGTCAGGAGCCagcagatatgtttttttttatcatgtaacttattaatattacaaatacaaattaaacttttggtagcccactagaataataaaatcgcTTTTTTACGCCACTAGATAcgtttttctgctttaaaaaatgaatgaaatgaaaaaccTTTCTTTAAAACTTATTCTTGTtagataaaacatatttttaaccattttttcttttcttttgggaTGCaatttgctgtttaaaaaaggaaataaagtgCAGTATTTTGCGATACATGTTATTGCAACA comes from the Plectropomus leopardus isolate mb chromosome 12, YSFRI_Pleo_2.0, whole genome shotgun sequence genome and includes:
- the LOC121951994 gene encoding transcription factor BTF3 homolog 4-like, with the translated sequence MNQEKLAKLQAQVRIGGKGTARRKKKVVHKTATADDKKLQGSLKKLAVNNIAGIEEVNMIKDDGTVIHFNNPKVQASLSANTFAITGHAETKQLTEMLPGILSQLGADSLSSLRKLAEQFPRQSMDMKAVKEEIAEEEDDDVPDLVENFDEASKNEAN